One window from the genome of Pseudanabaena yagii GIHE-NHR1 encodes:
- a CDS encoding ammonium transporter, producing MLVYKSNHKKRLRSSVNWTACVPLAAIIGVFWIYAATAQTTAPPAAPTIDDVKASVSALDATLDTLWVVIAAFLVFFMNAGFALVESGFCRRKNAVNILTKNLVVFAIATIAYWAIGFGFMFGNDDGNAFIGLKGFFISGADNSPAIGDAYKGDFSALNWTSIPLEAKFLFQLVFAGTAATIVSGAVAERIKFVAFLIFSFLLVGVSYAITGHWIWGGGWAAKMGFYDFAGSTVVHTVGGWGALVGAAVLGPRLGRYSADGKVRAIPGHNMGLATLGCLILWLGWFGFNPGSTMDANGKLIAHIALTTNMAASTGGIAATIVAWLYLGKPDLSMIVNGILAGLVGVTASCAFVDMPSAAIIGAVAGVIVVFAVGFFDSLKIDDPVGATSVHLVCGAWGTLAVGLFSKAGEFGAAPAPKAGLFFGGGFEQLWYQFVGFIAVGGFTVLFSFIAWYVISIITGGIRVSEEEEFKGLDISEHGMEAYPGFGKESES from the coding sequence GTGTTGGTTTACAAGTCAAATCACAAGAAGAGGCTCAGGAGTTCAGTCAACTGGACTGCTTGTGTACCTCTAGCAGCGATTATTGGTGTTTTTTGGATTTATGCAGCCACTGCTCAGACTACGGCTCCTCCTGCTGCACCGACAATAGATGATGTTAAAGCTAGTGTAAGTGCTCTCGATGCAACTCTAGACACCCTTTGGGTCGTTATTGCGGCTTTTTTAGTGTTTTTTATGAATGCTGGTTTTGCATTGGTCGAGTCTGGTTTTTGTCGCCGAAAAAATGCAGTCAATATTCTTACTAAGAACTTAGTTGTATTTGCGATCGCTACGATTGCCTATTGGGCGATCGGGTTTGGATTTATGTTTGGTAACGATGATGGTAATGCCTTCATCGGTTTGAAAGGCTTCTTTATTTCTGGGGCTGATAATAGTCCTGCGATCGGTGATGCCTATAAAGGAGACTTTTCTGCTCTCAACTGGACAAGTATTCCCCTAGAAGCCAAATTCTTGTTCCAACTGGTATTTGCAGGAACCGCCGCAACGATCGTTTCAGGTGCTGTTGCTGAGCGAATTAAGTTTGTTGCCTTTTTGATCTTTAGCTTTTTACTAGTAGGGGTTTCCTATGCAATCACAGGTCACTGGATCTGGGGTGGTGGCTGGGCAGCCAAAATGGGATTTTATGACTTTGCAGGCTCCACTGTTGTGCATACTGTTGGCGGCTGGGGCGCTTTGGTCGGTGCGGCTGTACTTGGCCCTCGATTAGGCAGATATAGTGCGGATGGAAAAGTAAGAGCGATCCCTGGTCACAATATGGGTTTAGCAACTCTAGGTTGTTTGATTCTATGGTTAGGATGGTTTGGGTTTAACCCAGGTTCCACAATGGATGCTAATGGTAAGCTCATTGCTCATATTGCTCTAACCACAAACATGGCAGCTTCCACAGGTGGGATTGCGGCGACGATTGTAGCTTGGCTTTACTTAGGCAAACCAGATCTTTCAATGATTGTTAATGGCATCTTGGCTGGATTGGTTGGTGTTACTGCATCATGTGCTTTTGTTGATATGCCTAGCGCTGCAATAATTGGTGCTGTTGCTGGTGTGATTGTTGTTTTTGCAGTTGGATTTTTTGATTCTCTCAAGATTGATGATCCTGTAGGTGCGACATCTGTTCACCTTGTTTGTGGAGCTTGGGGAACTTTGGCTGTAGGACTATTTAGCAAAGCAGGAGAGTTTGGTGCAGCCCCTGCCCCTAAAGCTGGACTATTCTTTGGTGGTGGTTTTGAGCAACTGTGGTATCAGTTTGTTGGATTTATTGCTGTTGGTGGCTTCACAGTTTTATTTAGCTTCATTGCTTGGTATGTAATTTCTATCATTACAGGTGGTATTCGAGTATCCGAGGAAGAGGAATTTAAGGGTCTGGATATTTCTGAACATGGTATGGAAGCTTATCCAGGTTTTGGTAAGGAAAGTGAGAGTTAA